CCGTCCTCCCCGACGCCGACCTGCTGTTCCCGCTCGCGTGGACGTTCCCCTTCGACCACCGCGGACTGACGCATACGCTCGCCTTCGCGGCGGCCGCCGCGGCCGTTCTCGCGGTCGCGCGGCGCCCGCAGTGGTCCGCCGAGGCGGCGGCGCTCGGTCTCGTCTCGCACCTCGTCGTGGACTCGTTCACGCAGAGCGGCGTCGCGTGGCTCTACCCCCTCACCGCCGAGCGAGTGGGCGTCGCGGCGTCGATTCACTCGGGGTGGGGCGCCGCCCTCCTCTGGGGGGTCGTCGCCCTCGCACTGGTCGTCGACCGACGGTCGGCCGACGGGGAAACACGGGCTGACGGCCCGGCGGACGCCGAGTCCGCCGACGCCTCGGAGGCGCCCGGTGCGCCCCGCTCCTGACCGGCGACCGTAAGACGCCTCTCTTATTACCTCCACTGCAGAACTGGCGCGTAATGGCTTCCAATCGGCGAGCGCTCCGCGGTCTGCTCGCGGCGTTGGTCCTCGTCTCTTCGGTCGTCCTCGCCGTCGGTTACGTGGACGCGCAGCGGAACAACGACCGGGTGACGGGCGACCCGGCGGTCGAACAGGCGTTCCGGACGGGCGACCGGACGCAAGTCGTCGCTCCCCGAGACAATATCACCGTCGTGGCGACGGACTCGAACGCGTTCGTCAGCGACGAGAGCGACAGCCCCCGCGCGCAGGCCGAACTCGCGGCGTTCGCGCCCGACGGCAGCGTCTACTACTACCAGAACGAACACACCCGGTACTGGGACGTCGACCCCGTCCCGAACACGACGGCGACCGTCGAGTTCGTCTACGCCGACCACCTCGACGCCGACGAGTGCGGCGAGACGGTCTGCACGCGGAACGGCGTCGAGCGGGTGAACCTCACCACCGGCGAGTCCGAAGAGGTGTTCAGCCGCATCACGCCCGGAAAACACTCGACGCGGTGGCACGACGTCGACCGCCTCGGTCCCGACCGCCTCCTCGTCGCCGACATCCACCAGGACCGCGTGTTCGTCGTCAACACGACGACGAACCTGACGACGTGGGAGTGGGACGCGCAGTCGGACTTCGACGTGGCGACCAGCGGCGGGCCGTTCCCCGAGGACTGGACGCACCTCAACGACGTGGAGTCCGTCACCGTCGACGGCGAACGGGCCGTGATGGTGAGCCTCCGCAACCACGACCAAGTGGTGTTCATCGACCCCGACGAGGGGTTGATGGAGGAGTGGACGCTCGGGACCGACGACAACCACTCGATACTGTACGAACAGCACAACCCCGACTTCATCCCCGCCGAGGAGGGCGGACCGGCGCTGCTCGTCGCGGACTCCGAGAACGGCCGCGTGATAGAGTACCAACGCGAGGGCGGCGAGTGGGTCGAGTCGTGGACGTGGGTCGACCGGCGGATGCAGTGGCCGCGCGACGCCGACCGCCTGCCGAACGGTCACACCCTCGTCACCGACTCGAACGGCGACCGCACCTTCGAGATAGACGAGGAGGGCGAAGTCGTCTGGACCGCCTCCATCGGCTTCCCGTACGAGTCCGAGCGGCTGGGAACCGGCGACGAGAGCGCCGGCGGGGAGAGCGCCGCGAGCCTCGGCCTCCCCTCGCGGACGGCCTCGGACCTCGAACCGACGCTGACCTCGCGCGTCGCGTCCGTCGTCCCGCCGACGGTGCGTAACGCGATATCCTACGCCTTCCCGCGCTGGGTGGGGCTCCTCGAAGGCCTCGCCGCCCTCGCGCTTCTCGGGTCGCTCGTCGCGTGGGGTGTGCTGGAGTACCGCTGGTCGGACCGGACCGTTAGCTTTCAGTCGCCGCTGCGCGTCCGGAGGAAGTAGACGTGGCAGATCCTTCGCTCCGCTCCCGGTTCGCCCGGTCGGTCCGGTTCGAAGACGACCTCCCGATAGACGTGCGCGACGGGGTGTGGCTCGCGCTCGCGGTCCTCCCGGCGCTGGTCTCCGTCGCGGTCTACCTCGCGACGAACCCCTACCCGGCCTACGGTGCGGGCCTGTACGCGCAGATCGCCCGCGAAATCGTCGCCAACGGCTACCTCCCGCCGGCGCGCATTCCCGGCTACACGGCCGACGGCGTCCCGTTCGCCTACCCGCCGCTGCAGTTCTACGTGTTCGCCGTGCTCCGCGATATCGGGGTCGGCCCGGTCGCAGTGGCGCGGTTTCTCCCCGCCGTGGCCGTCGTCGCCGTGCAGGTGCCCGTGTACGTGCTCGCGCGCGACCTGCTGGACTCTCGGCCGGCGGGGACCGTCGCGGCGGCGGGCGTCGCGCTGAACCCGCAGATACTGGAGTGGCATCTCTCGGCGGGCGGCGTCGTCCGCGGCTTCGCCTTCCTGTACGCGCTGACGGCCATCTGCGCTGGCTACCGGCTGTTCACGACCGGCGACCTCCGCGCGCTGGTCGCGGGCGTCGTCGCCTTCGGACTGACGGTGCTGTCGCATCCGACGTACACCCTGTTCACCGTCGTGAGCTACCTGCTGCTCTGGCTCGCGCTCGACCGCTCGCTCGCCGGTCTCGTCCGCGGCGCCGCCGTCGGCGTCGGCGGCGCGGTGGTCGCCAGCCCGTGGCTCCTCTGGGCCGTCTCCACGCACGGCCCCGGCGTGTTCACCTCCGCCGCGGGGACGCACGGCGGCATCGGCGGCGGCGTCGGGGCGATATTCGGCGGCATCTCGGTCTACAGCCTCGTTCCCCTGCTCGCCGCGGCCTACCTCCTCGTCGTCCGCCGGGACCTCCTCCTCCCGGCGTGGGTCGTCGTCGCCGAACTGCTGTTCCAGCAGCCGAGGTTCGTCTACACCGTCGGAACGTTCGCCCTCGTCGCCGTCGGCTTCGACCTCGTCCGGCGCTTCTCCCTCGCCGAACGGCTCGGCCGGACCCTCGGCGGTCGGGCGGACGGCACCGACTGGCGCGCCGCGGGCGTCGCGGCCCTCGTCGTCGTCGCGTCGCTCGGCGGCGGCACGGTCCTCGCCTACCAGAACACCCTCCCGTCGGACCCCTCGACGCCGGAGTTCCTCGACGACGAGGCGGTGGACGCGATGGCGTGGGCCGAGGCGGAGACCCCGCCGGACGCCACGTTCGTCGTCCTCGGTGACGCCGCCGAGTGGTTCCCGGCGCTGACCCAGCGGACGATTCTGGTCGGCATGTGGGGCGTCGAGTGGGAGGAGCCGGAGGTGTACGAGGCTCAGACGGACGCCTACGTGAACGCCTCGACCTGCCAGAGCGTCGGATGCGTCGAGACGGCCATGCAGTCGGTGGACGCCAACCCGGACTACGTCTACGTTCCGAAGGGACGCTACACGGTCCGCGGCGCCAGCGAGGTGCAGTTCGGCACGCTCGAACGCTCCTTCGAGGCCTCGCAGCGCTGGGAACTCGCCTTCGAGAACGACGGCGTCGCCGTCTACCGCTCGCTCGCCCGCGGCGAGTAGCCGCCTCGCCGACTCTCCTCACTCACACGACGCCGAACAGCGGTAGCCCGAGCGCCACGAGCCACGCCACGGCCCCGGCGCTGATGGTCTGTCTGTCCTGACGCGCGACGCCGACGGCGAACAGGCCGAGCGCGCTGACCAGCGCGATTCGGTGGAGGACGAACTGCACGGAGACGGCGTTCGCGCCGACGGCGCCGAGGTCGAGGACGACGCCGGCGCCCAAGCCGGCGGCGGCGAGCAGCGCCGACTGCGTCGCCGGCCGGTCGCGCGCGAAGACGGTGACGAGGAACGGCGGCCCGGCGACGATGACCGGGTAGAGCGCCGCGGCGAACAGTTTCGGGGTGACGCCCGGAATCGCGTGCTCCAGCGCGATACCGGCCGACCGGACGCCGAGGATGAGGCCCGCGAGCGTCACCGGCAGGACGGCGGCGTCGGCGACGTCGCGGTGCCGGTGTCCGAACGGGACGACGGAGGCGACTGCGCCGGCCGCGCCGGCGACCGAGACGAGTTCGATGATGGTTATCCAGCCGTCGCTGCCGCCGCCGCCGAGGCCGTGGTACTCGCGGCTGATGCGCTCGACGAACGGTTCATCGCGCAGGTCGCGTTCGAGGAAGCGCGCGCCGGGAGCGACGCCGGTGACGGTGTGCCGCAGGCGGAGCCAGTCCCAGTACTCGGTGTGCGCCTGGAACGCGGTCCAGTTGCCCGACGGAGCCGGATACGCCCGGATGTGTATCCGCTCGCCGAGGTAGGTGCCGGTCGCCAACTGGTACTCCGACTCGAACCAGCGGCCGGTGATGTTCGGGTCGACGGTGACGTACGTGTAGCGCGACGCGCCGCGGGCCGGTTGCCACTCCGACTCGCTGATGGTGGCGTTGTCGTCGTCGACGACGGCCGTCCAGTTGGTCTCCGCGCGGCGCTCCAAGGCCATCCTCGTCCGGTCGGGGTCGCCGACGATGAGGACGTTGAGCGCGAGGGTTCGGCCCGTCACGGACCGACTCCGACTCGTGTACGGCCACACCTGCGTTCCCGTCTCCTCCGGTTGGATGAGTTGGTCCTCCCGCGGCAGCACCGTCTCCTCGCTCCCGGGAGCGCCGAGCAGGATGCTCCCCGCGAGAGCGAGAACGACGAGGGCCACGAGCGCTG
The genomic region above belongs to Halogeometricum sp. S3BR5-2 and contains:
- a CDS encoding metal-dependent hydrolase; this translates as MSLPGPALDHLAYLLFAVATHAALGYALVSALTDRPRRAGVLGAVLPDADLLFPLAWTFPFDHRGLTHTLAFAAAAAAVLAVARRPQWSAEAAALGLVSHLVVDSFTQSGVAWLYPLTAERVGVAASIHSGWGAALLWGVVALALVVDRRSADGETRADGPADAESADASEAPGAPRS
- a CDS encoding glycosyltransferase family 39 protein; the encoded protein is MADPSLRSRFARSVRFEDDLPIDVRDGVWLALAVLPALVSVAVYLATNPYPAYGAGLYAQIAREIVANGYLPPARIPGYTADGVPFAYPPLQFYVFAVLRDIGVGPVAVARFLPAVAVVAVQVPVYVLARDLLDSRPAGTVAAAGVALNPQILEWHLSAGGVVRGFAFLYALTAICAGYRLFTTGDLRALVAGVVAFGLTVLSHPTYTLFTVVSYLLLWLALDRSLAGLVRGAAVGVGGAVVASPWLLWAVSTHGPGVFTSAAGTHGGIGGGVGAIFGGISVYSLVPLLAAAYLLVVRRDLLLPAWVVVAELLFQQPRFVYTVGTFALVAVGFDLVRRFSLAERLGRTLGGRADGTDWRAAGVAALVVVASLGGGTVLAYQNTLPSDPSTPEFLDDEAVDAMAWAEAETPPDATFVVLGDAAEWFPALTQRTILVGMWGVEWEEPEVYEAQTDAYVNASTCQSVGCVETAMQSVDANPDYVYVPKGRYTVRGASEVQFGTLERSFEASQRWELAFENDGVAVYRSLARGE
- a CDS encoding arylsulfotransferase family protein → MASNRRALRGLLAALVLVSSVVLAVGYVDAQRNNDRVTGDPAVEQAFRTGDRTQVVAPRDNITVVATDSNAFVSDESDSPRAQAELAAFAPDGSVYYYQNEHTRYWDVDPVPNTTATVEFVYADHLDADECGETVCTRNGVERVNLTTGESEEVFSRITPGKHSTRWHDVDRLGPDRLLVADIHQDRVFVVNTTTNLTTWEWDAQSDFDVATSGGPFPEDWTHLNDVESVTVDGERAVMVSLRNHDQVVFIDPDEGLMEEWTLGTDDNHSILYEQHNPDFIPAEEGGPALLVADSENGRVIEYQREGGEWVESWTWVDRRMQWPRDADRLPNGHTLVTDSNGDRTFEIDEEGEVVWTASIGFPYESERLGTGDESAGGESAASLGLPSRTASDLEPTLTSRVASVVPPTVRNAISYAFPRWVGLLEGLAALALLGSLVAWGVLEYRWSDRTVSFQSPLRVRRK